The following proteins are co-located in the Colletotrichum lupini chromosome 4, complete sequence genome:
- a CDS encoding D-sorbose, whose translation MEVLQQLLRAEHLPHSQTEPLTMHLVSPLPERQSQATAQIMASFPPAPDTTAVAAANAAEITFDHCLFRKGHHAPASSYIFRSEATGSRTIVNHNDLPDMTTDEFLNVVEAFRGKGGRTWWHFEGRVPETTLSCILALRRALGDDVVTVSVEVERPGRAGLRELAAEADVVFYSKSWAEACGYTSADDCLREESLSLPRTSLAMVTWGAEGACCISPKDRQLVKSPVETPVKQVVDSVGAGDTFVAGMLYGLICQADAWDVTHSLDFAVALATLKVQREGFGGLGDDIRQDALAALVVISGGVTGRANMHSCAADALMQLEDGAPHTGPATANKAACGLLQLIVAYRMAPRPNRRLLRKQKRGEVIWAVATVPLCVRPHMPASEVCRENFVPFIWIYCSETVWVTEYTYRWAK comes from the exons ATGGAAGTCCTCCAGCAACTCCTCCGCGCAGAGCACCTACCGCATTCACAAACCGAGCCCCTGACGATGCACCTCGTCTCGCCCCTGCCGGAACGTCAATCCCAGGCGACGGCGCAGATCATGGCCTCGTTCCCGCCAGCGCCAGATACcaccgccgtcgccgccgccaacgCCGCGGAGATCACATTTGATCACTGCCTATTCCGCAAAGGCCACCACGCGCCGGCGAGCAGTTACATCTTCCGCAGCGAGGCAACCGGCAGCCGGACAATCGTAAACCACAATGACCTGCCCGACATGACGACGGACGAGTTCCTCAACGTCGTCGAGGCGTTCCGCGGCAAAGGCGGCCGGACGTGGTGGCACTTTGAGGGACGGGTTCCGGAGACGACACTCAGCTGCATTCTGGCCCTTCGGCGGGCCCTGGGCGACGACGTGGTGACGGTCAGCGTCGAAGTCGAAAGGCCGGGCAGGGCGGGGTTGAGAGAGCTCGCTGCTGAGGCGGACGTGGTTTTCTACTCCAAGAGCTGGGCCGAG GCCTGCGGGTATACGTCCGCTGATGATTGTCTAAGGGAAGAGTCGCTGTCGTTACCGCGGAC GTCGTTGGCTATGGTTACGTGGGGTGCTGAGGGAGCATGTTGCATATCACCCAAGGACCGGCAGCTGGTCAAAAGCCCTGTCGAGACGCCGGTGAAGCAGGTCGTCGA CTCGGTAGGGGCGGGGGACACCTTCGTTGCGGGCATGCTGTACGGACTGATCTGCCAGGCCGACGCTTGGGACGTAACGCACAGTTTGGACTTCGCGGTTGCACTCGCCACACTCAAAGTCCAGCGAGAGGGGTTTGGTGGACTGGGAGACGATATTC GCCAGGACGCGTTGGCGGCGCTCGTTGTTATTAGTGGAGGGGTGACAGGCCGGGCCAACATGCATTCATGCGCCGCCGATGCTTTGATGCAGCTTGAAGATGGTGCACCTCACACGGGGCCTGCGACGGCGAACAAGGCTGCATGTGGCCTGCTGCAGCTGATAGTGGCATACCGCATGGCCCCCAGACCTAATCGGAGACTACTGCGCAAGCAAAAACGGGGAGAAGTAATTTGGGCCGTTGCTACAGTACCTCTGTGTGTACGTCCTCACATGCCGGCCAGCGAAGTTTGTCGCGAGAATTTCGTCCCCTTCATATGGATCTACTGCAGCGAGACCGTGTGGGTGACTGAATATACATACAGATGGGCCAAGTGA